The Thermodesulfovibrio sp. 3462-1 genome contains the following window.
TAAGTCTTTTTAAAGCAAGTTCATGCGATGAAGTTGGTGGAAGAATTGTTTCTGCTCTGTCTTTTCTGAATAAAATCATTGAAACTTTATCTCTTTTTTGATAACAATCCATTAAAAGTGAAAGAATCGCTCCTTTTGTTTGTATCATCCTTTGCTCAACTCCCATAGAGCCAGAGCCATCAACAACAAATACTACAGTATGGCTCATTCTTTTTTCTTTTTCCTTGTATCTTAAATCCTCCTCTTTAATTATCAACAAATCCTTCATACCTCTAATTTTTTGAAACGCAGCAGCAGCCCTCACTGTTGCATCAATTGCAATATCATTTCTTTTATGAAGAAGACTTCTTACATATCTGCCTGCCCTGCCTTTTGTTTTTGTCTTTGTTCTTCTTCCAGTGGATTGCCTTAAAGTTCTGTCTTTTCTGAAGAAAAATTTTCTTATTTTATAACTTTCACCAACAGGAAAAACATCTTCTTTTTCAGATGATGGAGTGTTTTGCGATTTCCCGTGTTCATGATCTTCATCTATTCGAGAAGGAGTCTGATTTTTATTTTTTTGTTCTTCATCATTTCTTTCTGAGCTTTGAGAATTGTCGAATTGGTGTTCAGGCTCATATTCTGGCTGTTGGTGTAAAAGTTTTTTTCTGTGATTTAAAACAAGTGGAGCTACTGTGATAACATGCTTTTTTTTAACAAAATTATCTCCAAAATAAGCTGCATAAGCCTTTGATGCATATAAAAGAAAAATGTCTGCTCTGTGAGACAAAACAGCTTCTTTTAAAACAACTTCAGAAATAAACTCTGTTATCTCATCTATTACTTTAATTTTTTTTATAAACTCTTTGCTTTTTATGATTTTTTCAATTAAAGAAATATCTTCTGCTATCTGGAGCTCCCTTGAAAAATTTAATCTTATTATTTCCTTTCTTTTTTCTTTGTCAATTATATTGTCCATGATAACACACATACCAAATCTATCAAGAAAGTGAGAGGAAAAATCAGCTTCTTCAGGGTTCATTGTTGCAAGGATTTGAAAATTAGCAGACTCTCTCAATGTAATTCCTTCTCTTTCAACTATATTTTCTCCTCTTGACTGAACTTCAAAGACAATTGAAAGCAAGTCATGAGGAAAAAGATTTATGTCTTCAATGATAAGAAATCCTCCATCTGCCTTTGAAAGAAGACCTTTCTGAAACCTTCTTTCCCCGGTTTTAATGGTTTCCTCTATGTCAATTCCACCTAAAACAGCCTCTTCAGTAGAATTCATAGGTAATTCAATAAAGGGCATGTTTAAGGCTTTAACAATTTCTTTAAATGCTTTCAGCAAAGTTGATTTACCTGTGCCTTTTTTGCCAGCAAGCAAAACTCCACCACAGGCTGGCTCAATGAGATTCAACAAAAGAGCAAGTCTGGCATTTTCCTGTCCTACAAAATCTGAAAACTTTATTTTAAATTGTTTCAAGTATTGCATTAAGCTTGTCTACTTCTTGAGATATATCTTCAAAGGGAAGTCTTTTAAGTCTATGTCTTAAGGTAAAAGGTGCAACTGCTTTAATATCTTCCTGGGTTATTCCATTCTTTCCATTAAACGCTGCAAAGGCTCTTGCAGCTTTAAGCATAACAATGTCTGCTCTGTGACCATCAAGATTAAGCTGACAAGTAATGTCAACTACAAAAGAAAGAGCACTGTCATCAATTTTAATGTTTTTAAGATTTTCTTTTGCCTTTATAATTTTTCTTACAAGAATTTGCTGTTCAGAATCCCATTTTTTGAAAAATTCTTCTGGATTATCGTCAAATTCTGCTTTTCTTTTAAGTACTTCAATTCTTAAGTTCTTATCTGTCAATGAATTGACCTGAACGCAAAGACCAAATCTATCAAGAAGCTGAGGTCTCAGTTCACCTTCTTCAGGATTCATTGTCCCTACAAGTATGAACTTTGCAGGATGAATAAAAGAGATGCCTTCTCTTTCAACAGTATTTACTCCCATTGCAGCAGAGTCAAGTAAAAGATCTACAATGTGATCTTCAAGCAAATTTACTTCGTCAATATACAAAAAGTTTCTATTTGCCTCTGCAAGAATTCCTGGTTCAAAGCGTTTTTCACCCTTTTTAATTGCATACTCAATGTCAAGTGTGCCAACAACCCTGTCTTCTGTAACACCTAATGGAAGTTCAACAACACGCATCTTCTTTTTTTCAATTTCAATTGAGCCATTTTTGTTAAGTTTCTCAATGCAGTCACTGCAGAAAGGTCCTTCAGGTGCGCAGTTAAATCTGCAGCCTTTAACCACATCAATCTCAGGAAGCAAATCAGCAAGTGCTCTCACAGCTGTTGACTTTGCAGTGCCCTTTTCGCCCATAATAAGAACGCCACCTATGTTGGGATCAATCACATTTAAAATAAGAGCAAGCTTCATCTCATCCTGGTCAACAATTGCAGTAAATGGAAATATCACCCTATTACCTCCTTCATCTTTTTTTTCCAGTATTCAACCTCATCTGCTGTAACTACATCTATTGAACCACCCTGAAAGTTTCCTTTTGTGTCTGCCATCTTCTCCTCAATCCATCCTTCAATCTCAAGATAAATTGCTTTTAATGCCTCTTTCACATCCTCTGAAGGATCCCACAGTCCTCGTTCAGTTGCCTCAATTAACCTTCTTGCAATCTCTTCCAATGCCCATGGATTGTGCTCTTCGAAAAATTTTTTGTTTTCTTCATTTATCAAAAATGTTCTTGCAATGTCATCAAAAATCCAATCATCAACCTCACGGGTTGTTGCCTCCCAACCGTAAACTCTTCCGATTCTTTTTGATATATCTCCGGCACCCTTGTATCCATGTCTTTTCATTCCTTCAATCCATTTTGGATTAAGCAGCTTTGTTCTTACAACTCTCCTTATCTCATCAGCAAGGTCTCTTACCTCAACATGGTCTGGATTGCGAGTATCTCCGTAATAAGTTTTAACCTCTTTTCCACTTAAATGTCTTGCCGCAGCAGTCATTCCTCCATGAGTTCCAAAATAACAACAGCATCCAAAAAGGTCATACTCATCTGAAACGACTTTATTGTAAGTTACATCAATTGTTTTTAAAACATTAGCAAGCTCTTTATGTTTAGATTCGCCCCATATTCCCTTTCCATAGGCATAACCATTCCAGTAAAGAAAAACTTCTGCTAAATCTTTCTCTTCTTTCCATGCAGAAGCATATACAGCAAGTTGAGTTCCTGCCTGATATGTGCCTGGCATTGAGCAGAAAATCCTCAGTGTTGCTGAACGCAGGTCTGCCCCATTCTGAGAAAGCTGCTCCAGTGTATGTTTTCTTACAAAATTCATATCATCAGGTTCATCAAGAGAGGCAACTGCCTGCACTGCCTCATCTATAAGCTCAATACACATTGGAAAGTTATCCCTTGTTATTCCAGAAACTCTTATTGTTACATCAATACGTGGTCTTCCAAGTTCACTTAAAGGGATTATCTCAATCCCTTTTATTCTTCCATTTGAAAGCCACACTGGTTTTACACCGAGAAGATACATTATCTGTCCCATTCCTTCTCCATCTGCCCACATTATGTCTGTGCACTGCCAGTAAATACCTACATTCTCAGGGTATCTACCTTCTTCATCAAGATGTTTTTTAATAAGTTTTTGAGCAAGCCTTTTACCAATCTCATAGGCAGAACGAGTTGGAACTCTGTGAGGGTCAAGGCTATAAAAGTTTCTTCCTGTTGGCAAAACATCATCTCTTCCACGGGTTATCAATCCAGAAGGACCAGAAGGAATATATCCACCAGAAAAACCATGAAGGAGAGATTCAATCTCTTTTGATTGCTCAATTTTTCTATTAAGTTCCAATATTTTCTCTTTAATTGCCCTCCATTCAGGCTTATCCCACTCTATTTTTTTAAGGACTTCCATCATGTTACCTCCTTCAATACTTCTTTTACAACTTCTTTACTTATCCTATCTATCTCTTCAATTATTGCACCGTATGATTTTCCTGTAAAAGAATCAATTTTTTCCTGCTGTGATAAAAGTTCATCAAACTCGTAACCAAGCAGTCTTGCTATCTCTTTTCTCAAAGAGTGTTTTTCTCCTGAATCATATCTTAAAATGGAATAAATGAAATCAACCCTTCTTTGTCCTTCTGGTATTTCACCAAATATGTGCATTCCATCCTGAATTTGAGTGTTTCTTATAAGTGATAGCCTGCCATGAGCCTCTTCAACTATTTTTTCAAAAGGTATTTGATGAAGTTCTTCATGGGTGAGAGTTGAAAGCTGAACTTTTTTGCCATTGTAAAAAATCTTTATTTCATGATCAAGTTTAGTTTTTTTTATCTCAGCAATTATCAAATGTTCAAGAGCATGTTTTCTTGCAGGCTCTTTCTTTGCATCCTCATACTCACCAAGAAGTCTTTCAAGCTCTGAAAGCTCGCTGTACAGCCCGCCTTCAGTAAGCACAGTCTGCATATGATCAACAAGCACTGCATAGCTACGCCTTTTTGCAATGGTTCCCTCAGGAGGATTATCAGCATTGTAAATATAAAGATGAGGCAGTGTATCTATGGCAATATCAGGAAAACACGCATTTGAAAGCCCCGCTCCTTTACCAGGCAAAAATTCAAGATTTCCATGAGTTCCCACATGAACTATCGCATGAGCCTTAAATTCACGGCTGAGCCACTTATATGTTGCAATATACTGATGAGGTGGTGGCACATCTGGGTCATGAAGTATTTTACACACCTGTCCATCACATCTTGCACCAGCACAGCCACGCTTTGGCTGCACACATACAATAACATTTCCATATTGCAAACCTGTAATTACAATTTTATTTTTATAAACCATTGCTGGTGGGATACCATTTTTATGTTCACCTGGAGGCTGTCCCCATGCATCAATCATTCTGAGCCTCGTTTTTTCAGGTAGTTCATTAAACCACTCTAAATACTTTTCTTTATCTACAAAGGCAATTGCTCCACCTTTTTCAACAATTTCTTCAATAGTTGTCCACCTGAACTCTGATATTGCCTTTTTATTCATTATTTCATCAATAAGTGCTTTACCACTGTCAGGCGGTTCAACATCATAACCAGCCTGTTTCATTTTTTTCATGATTCTTACAACACTTTCAAGGCTGTCAAGATGAGCTGCTCCTCCAACAGTTGCTTCCACAGATGCACATGGATTGTTATGAAGAACAAAAACAATACGCCTTTGCTCAGGAGGTGTTTTCCTAAGTTCAATCCATCTTTCAACCCTGTTTACAAGTTTTTTAACACGCTCTGCAATTGGCATCTTTCTTCTTTCATCCTGAGAACCTTCAACCTGAGCAGAAATTATTAATGGCTCAATTACTCCCTCAAACTCAGGCAAAGCAATTGACCAGCCTATGTCAAGATTAAGCTCTCCTTTTTCCCATTCTTCAATTGTTTTATAGTAAGATGAAATGGGCGATATCACAGGTACATCAAGTTTTTTCAAAATCTCAACTCCATCAGATGCAACATTAGTGTTGTCCATTCTTTTTTCTCGGCTTGTTCCAAGAAAAAATGATATAAGCTTTATCATTGCATCAATTCTTGGCTTTCCTTCTTTATCAATAAACCATTCAAGGACCACCTCTCCGCTTCCCTTTGTTCCAAGTGCTTCATCCTTAACTGAATAAGCAAAAGCAGGAATTACATTAAATCCCCTTGCTTCAAGCTCTTTAATAAGCAAATCTTCTACATCTGTATTACCATTTATCCAATAATGCCTTGAAAAGAGAATACCAACAGTAGGAGCATTCTTCCTTTCATACCATTGCATATATTCATCAATGCTGGTAAAAATCTTTTCAGCATCTGGATGATAAAGTCCTTCCCATGGAATCTGCTCTGGCTCCTCATATGAAATATCAAATCCAGCAAGCTTATTTGCTAAAAATAAAAACATATTCTTTATATTTTTTTCGCCATTTATAACAAGATACTGATAGGCTTTACTTAATAGCTCAGGCTTTACATTTGAAAGCATCCAATATGAAGGATCATGACCAAGACAGACAATTTTAGCTTTCATGCTACTTTCTTTCAGCTTTTTTTCAATCTCCTCCCATACAGACTCGTTTGAACGATAGAAAAAAAGGATATCCGCATCTTCCATTTCTTTTAAAACACTGTTAAGTCTTTCAGGTTCATTTTCAACTACTCTTGCAGAGTAAACTTTGAGTGAGAACTCATTAATATTTTTTGATGCTTTAAGAAGCATATTATAGTAACTTTGCCATACAACTGCTAAAATTTTTAACATAAAAAGCCTCCTAAATTATCGGACAGATTATGCTATGGCCATCAATAAAGCTTCTTTTCACATCCACACCATAAACCCTTTTTATCAAATCTTCAGTAATAATCTCACCTGGAGCACCCTCTGAAATTATACTGCCAGAGTTAATTACAACCACCTTGTCTGAAAAAAGTAATGACAAATTAGGATCATGAAGTGTCATAATTATCGTAAGAGCTCTTTGAATGGCTATTTCCTTAATTTTCTTAAGCACATTTATCTGATTTTTAAAATCAAGATGACTTGTTGGCTCATCAAGAAGCATAACTGGTGAGCCCTGTGCAATTGCCCTTGCAATAAGTGTAAGCTGACGCTCCCCTCCACTTATTTTTGTGTAAGGAGTATCTTTTAACCTTCCAATTCCTACTATTTCCAATGCCTCTTCTGCTTTTTCATAATCCCTTTTACCAGGAGATGAAAAAACGCCAACATAGCTTGCTCTTCCCATCAAAACAACATCAAAAACAGAGTATGGGAAAGGTGGTTCATGCTCCTGTGGAACAACAGAAAAAAAACGAGCCCTCTTTCTGAATGAAAGCCTTTCAACAGAAGCTCCATCTACTTTGACTTCTCCTCTGTAATACTTCCACAGTCCTAAAATACATTTAAAAAGTGTAGTTTTTCCAGATCCATTTGGTCCAAGAATCGTGGTTATAAAGCCTCTGTTTGCAGTAAAACTCACACCTTTTATTACATCACTACTACTACCTTTATGTCTGAAAAATAATTCTTTAATCTCTACCATCACTTACCCCATGCTTCTTTACCACCTTTTTTCATTAAATATACAAAGAATGGAGCACCTGTAAGAGCTGTGATTATTCCTACAGGGATGTCAAAGCTTGTAAGTGTACGAGACACAGTATCTGCAGCAATCATAAAAGATGCTCCTGCTGTAAGGCTTAGTGGCAGAAGTGTTTTATGATCAGGTCCTGTAAGCATTCTTACAAGGTGTGGAACCATGAGCCCTACCCATCCAATAATTCCGCAGAGAGATGTGGCAACTGCTACTGAAAGTGTTGAAAATCCTATGAAAAGAAGTCTGTCCCTTGAAATATTTACTCCTAAGGCTTTGGCTTCCTCCTCTACCATGCTCATAACATTAAGCCTCCATCTCATGAGAAATATTGGAAAAATTCCAGCAAGCACCCCTAATCCAGCAATTCTTACTGCCTTCCAGTCAGCAAGACAAAAGCTTCCCATTAGCCAGTAAACAATGCTCTGAAGCTTATGAGGATCAACAATAAACTTCACAATTGAAACCATTGCTGTAAAAAAAGCTGAAACAATAACACCTGATAGAATCAACGGAAGACGGCTTACTTCACCCTGTGTTCTTGCAACTGTATAAGCAATAATTACTGCAGTAACAGCAAAAACAAAAGCCATAAACTGAATTGGAAGGTAACTTAAAAATCCAATTGTTATAGCACATCCAAAGGCTGCACCTGCTGAAATTCCCAAGATAAAAGGGTCAACAAGGGGATTACGAAATATACCTTGAAGTGTTACACCCGCGCCTGAAAGTGTGGCTCCTACAAGACCAGCTAATATAATTCTTGGAAGTCTTATATCTAATATAATTGCTTTTTCTGGAATCTCTCCGATATCAAATATATGCACAGTCTCGTTTAATAAAATTTTTAAAACCATCAAAGGACTAATTCCATAAGCACCAAGAAAGAGGGCTATCCATCCTACAAAGACTGGAGAAATTAAAATTATCAATGCCTTAATAACCTTCATATTGTCTCACTTTATAATAAGATATTCCGAATACTTTTCTGTAGAAGTTATCAGCCAGCTTTTCAAAATTAATGTCTTTGAATGCTTCTGGATAAAGCTTTATTGCCATATAAAGAGCTATTGGTGCAAGTCTTGGAGACCATGTTGACCATTTAGGAAGCTTGTAAACTTTATGCTCTTTTACTGCCTTCACGAATCTCCATTGAGAGTTATTGTATAGCCATGATTCATTGTATCCTGCCCCACCCCATATAAAAATCACATCAGGATTCCACTGAATTATCTTTTCAATAGATATATCCATGTTTCTCTGATTTATTGATTTAGCAGAATTTAGTCCTCCTGCAATCTCAATAACATCGTTTGTAACACCAACTGCACCTGAAACAGTTGTTGGCTTTCCTCCAAGATGTATTGCTTTTTTCCTTTTATCAATAGGGATTTTTGATACCCTGCTCTTAATAAGCTTAAAAATTTTCTCCATCTCAGCAATAACTTCCTCTGCTCTGTTTTCTTTACCAAAAAGTTTTCCATGCATTCTTATTACCTGATAAAGCTCTCTGAGACTGTCAGGATATATTCCAATTACATTGATGCCCTTTTGCTCAAGAAAAGTTATTGTATTTGGATTGTATGTCCATGTAATCACGATATCTGGATTAAGTTTTAAAATTGCTTCTACATTGATATCAGTGCCTGCACCAGTAGTTGGCTTTTTAAATTGAGGATTTGTTTTAACTATTGCTTTATAAAGATCACAGTTTTCCTCTGCCCAACGGGACACACCTGCAACCTGACTCCAAATATTCAATGCTGGAATAAGTTCGTAGGATATTACAATAACAGCCCTTTTTACAGGTATGTTAACTGTAACAGTTCTTCCAAGCTTGTCAGTTATAGTATAGGTAGAGGCATAAGCTGCCCCTACCCATGCTAATGTAACTAAAGTAGCTAAAACTTTAATGTAAGTTCTGTAAACCATGATCTTCCAGGTGCCCTGTAGTATTGGTAGTATTTTCTATCAAATATATTGTCCACTGAAAAACTCAGCTTTGCAAACTTTGTAATCTGATATGCAATTCTTCCATCAACAACAAAATATGGGTCATAGGAACCATAAACATTGTTTACGCGATCAGAGTTATCATCATTACTGAACCACTTACCAACATATCTTCCAACAACCATAGCTGAAAAGCCTGATTTTTCAAATTCTGCTCCTACATTTGCTCTCCATAGAGGTGTATAAGTGAGTCTACACCCTACAGTGCTTGGATTTGCATTATTTTCTTTAATTTCAGAGTCAGTATAGGTAAAATTACCAAATAATCTAAGCCATTTTTCAAATCTTTGCTCAAATTCAAACTCAACTCCGCGGGATTCAGCTTTACCTACATTTACATATTCTTGATAGGTTGATGTAACTGTTTTACGATAAATTAAGTCTTTCATATAGTTTTCAAAATATGTGAGAGACACCTTTGCACCTTTCCATAGTTTTTGTTCAACTCCAATATCCCATGATGTAACAGTTTCAGGGTCTAATTGAGGATTCCCAGCATAAGTAATTCCTGTGGATGATGTCCAAGTTCTGTAAAGCTCATATACTGTTGGTGCTCTGAATGCTTTTCCAACTGAGCCACGAAGAGTTGTTGTTTCAAAGGGTTTATAAACAATGGCAAACTTTGGTGAAAAAGAGGATTTTGATTTTGATGGATACTCCTTTGGATAACCTGCTTTTCCAACATCATTTACATATCCATCATAGGTTTTCCACCAGTCCTGCCTGAAGCCTATATAAGCAGTGAGATTATTTAAAAGCATTATTTCATCCTGAATAAAAATTGCATATGTTTTATCCTTTCCTTTTGACTCATACTTTAAAGTTGTTGTTGAATTTTCATCTCTCCAATCTCTTAAATATTTTTCCTTTGTATTAGCATATCCGTGTCTGAAGGAGCTACCAAATGTAAGAATTTGATTGTTGAAAATTGGAAGACTAAATTGTAAATCAACCATGTATACTTCTGAAGGAGTATTTGATACATAACCACATTTTGTTGGATCTAAACCACATCCTAATCTTGTTGCCTGAGACAATGTTGTTACATACCAGTTTTTTTCTGTATCAAGGTATGAAAGATTTAGCTTCATTAAAAGCTCTTTATAAAGCTTTGTCTCAAATCCTAAGGAATATGTATTCTGGATTCTGCCTCCTCCGCCAGGAAGAAATGAATTTTCATATATTGTTGTTCTTCCAACTGTATATGTCCATACAGGATTTCCTGCAGCATTTCTTAAATATGTATGAGGCTCATCATAGTTGTATTCATAACGATTTCTCATAAAACTAAACTTTATTTTAGTATCCTTTGTAAACTCATACTGAGTTTTAATGGTAATTCCATCATCCCACCAGCGGTTGTCTCCTTTATCGCCTATGATATACGCTGTTTTTCCATCTCTTGTTGAAGTTATTTCGTATCCTGTAATCCCTGTAGGTGGTTTTGTGTTCTGAACATTCAAATCAGTGGGATATCCATTTGTTCCCTGCCAGCCATAGCTTAAAAATATGCTTAATTTATCCCACAGTTTATCACCATAAGAGATATAAACTCTTCTTAAGTCATCCATTGCTTCACCACGGCTCCAGCTTGAGCCATATCCTGATTTAAATGTAAACTCCCTTTTTTCAGGCATCTTTGTAATAAAATTTACAACTCCACCCATTGCATATCCACCATAAAGTGATGAAAAAGGACCTTTAACAACCTCAACTCTTTCAAGATCCTCTGGATAGTATCCACCCATCCTTACTTCACCAGTATAAGGATTATTTAGAACCATTCCATCCATAAGAATAAGAGTTCTTTTTTGCTCTGGAATGCCTCTTAAAGTTATAGCTGAAAGAGTATCCATTAGTCCCTTTCCCCTTCTTACAAATACACCGGAAATATCATTTAATGCCTGATCAATTGTCTTTGGTGCTTTAAGCTCAATTTTTTCTTTTGTTACAACACTTACAGAAGCTGGTGCTGATTCAACAGGAGTTTCAGTTCTTGTAGCAGTAACCACAATCTCCTCAAGTTCTTCCTCCTTTTTCTCAGCAAAAGCAGGTAAAATAAGGCATAAAATAAACATAATGCATATAAGAGTTTGAAAAATCATTTTTACGCCCCTCCTTGAAATTTTTCCAGTATCTGCTCCCTTCTTGAGAGGCATAGACTCTTCATGAGCCTGAATTCATAAAAAAGCCGTGCAAGGGATACATTCCCTTAC
Protein-coding sequences here:
- a CDS encoding VWA domain-containing protein → MQYLKQFKIKFSDFVGQENARLALLLNLIEPACGGVLLAGKKGTGKSTLLKAFKEIVKALNMPFIELPMNSTEEAVLGGIDIEETIKTGERRFQKGLLSKADGGFLIIEDINLFPHDLLSIVFEVQSRGENIVEREGITLRESANFQILATMNPEEADFSSHFLDRFGMCVIMDNIIDKEKRKEIIRLNFSRELQIAEDISLIEKIIKSKEFIKKIKVIDEITEFISEVVLKEAVLSHRADIFLLYASKAYAAYFGDNFVKKKHVITVAPLVLNHRKKLLHQQPEYEPEHQFDNSQSSERNDEEQKNKNQTPSRIDEDHEHGKSQNTPSSEKEDVFPVGESYKIRKFFFRKDRTLRQSTGRRTKTKTKGRAGRYVRSLLHKRNDIAIDATVRAAAAFQKIRGMKDLLIIKEEDLRYKEKEKRMSHTVVFVVDGSGSMGVEQRMIQTKGAILSLLMDCYQKRDKVSMILFRKDRAETILPPTSSHELALKRLREIPTGGKTPLSAGLMEAYRLIRRMAIKEPESRFLILLITDGKANVSLTGKTVFDELRSICFMLSNLTSVDFIVIDTEKKNKFMKIDFAVKIAEWLQAKYFLIEELKSESLLGIVKTFKI
- a CDS encoding AAA family ATPase yields the protein MIFPFTAIVDQDEMKLALILNVIDPNIGGVLIMGEKGTAKSTAVRALADLLPEIDVVKGCRFNCAPEGPFCSDCIEKLNKNGSIEIEKKKMRVVELPLGVTEDRVVGTLDIEYAIKKGEKRFEPGILAEANRNFLYIDEVNLLEDHIVDLLLDSAAMGVNTVEREGISFIHPAKFILVGTMNPEEGELRPQLLDRFGLCVQVNSLTDKNLRIEVLKRKAEFDDNPEEFFKKWDSEQQILVRKIIKAKENLKNIKIDDSALSFVVDITCQLNLDGHRADIVMLKAARAFAAFNGKNGITQEDIKAVAPFTLRHRLKRLPFEDISQEVDKLNAILETI
- a CDS encoding cobaltochelatase subunit CobN; translated protein: MEVLKKIEWDKPEWRAIKEKILELNRKIEQSKEIESLLHGFSGGYIPSGPSGLITRGRDDVLPTGRNFYSLDPHRVPTRSAYEIGKRLAQKLIKKHLDEEGRYPENVGIYWQCTDIMWADGEGMGQIMYLLGVKPVWLSNGRIKGIEIIPLSELGRPRIDVTIRVSGITRDNFPMCIELIDEAVQAVASLDEPDDMNFVRKHTLEQLSQNGADLRSATLRIFCSMPGTYQAGTQLAVYASAWKEEKDLAEVFLYWNGYAYGKGIWGESKHKELANVLKTIDVTYNKVVSDEYDLFGCCCYFGTHGGMTAAARHLSGKEVKTYYGDTRNPDHVEVRDLADEIRRVVRTKLLNPKWIEGMKRHGYKGAGDISKRIGRVYGWEATTREVDDWIFDDIARTFLINEENKKFFEEHNPWALEEIARRLIEATERGLWDPSEDVKEALKAIYLEIEGWIEEKMADTKGNFQGGSIDVVTADEVEYWKKKMKEVIG
- a CDS encoding cobaltochelatase subunit CobN; the protein is MLKILAVVWQSYYNMLLKASKNINEFSLKVYSARVVENEPERLNSVLKEMEDADILFFYRSNESVWEEIEKKLKESSMKAKIVCLGHDPSYWMLSNVKPELLSKAYQYLVINGEKNIKNMFLFLANKLAGFDISYEEPEQIPWEGLYHPDAEKIFTSIDEYMQWYERKNAPTVGILFSRHYWINGNTDVEDLLIKELEARGFNVIPAFAYSVKDEALGTKGSGEVVLEWFIDKEGKPRIDAMIKLISFFLGTSREKRMDNTNVASDGVEILKKLDVPVISPISSYYKTIEEWEKGELNLDIGWSIALPEFEGVIEPLIISAQVEGSQDERRKMPIAERVKKLVNRVERWIELRKTPPEQRRIVFVLHNNPCASVEATVGGAAHLDSLESVVRIMKKMKQAGYDVEPPDSGKALIDEIMNKKAISEFRWTTIEEIVEKGGAIAFVDKEKYLEWFNELPEKTRLRMIDAWGQPPGEHKNGIPPAMVYKNKIVITGLQYGNVIVCVQPKRGCAGARCDGQVCKILHDPDVPPPHQYIATYKWLSREFKAHAIVHVGTHGNLEFLPGKGAGLSNACFPDIAIDTLPHLYIYNADNPPEGTIAKRRSYAVLVDHMQTVLTEGGLYSELSELERLLGEYEDAKKEPARKHALEHLIIAEIKKTKLDHEIKIFYNGKKVQLSTLTHEELHQIPFEKIVEEAHGRLSLIRNTQIQDGMHIFGEIPEGQRRVDFIYSILRYDSGEKHSLRKEIARLLGYEFDELLSQQEKIDSFTGKSYGAIIEEIDRISKEVVKEVLKEVT
- a CDS encoding ABC transporter ATP-binding protein encodes the protein MVEIKELFFRHKGSSSDVIKGVSFTANRGFITTILGPNGSGKTTLFKCILGLWKYYRGEVKVDGASVERLSFRKRARFFSVVPQEHEPPFPYSVFDVVLMGRASYVGVFSSPGKRDYEKAEEALEIVGIGRLKDTPYTKISGGERQLTLIARAIAQGSPVMLLDEPTSHLDFKNQINVLKKIKEIAIQRALTIIMTLHDPNLSLLFSDKVVVINSGSIISEGAPGEIITEDLIKRVYGVDVKRSFIDGHSIICPII
- a CDS encoding iron ABC transporter permease, encoding MKVIKALIILISPVFVGWIALFLGAYGISPLMVLKILLNETVHIFDIGEIPEKAIILDIRLPRIILAGLVGATLSGAGVTLQGIFRNPLVDPFILGISAGAAFGCAITIGFLSYLPIQFMAFVFAVTAVIIAYTVARTQGEVSRLPLILSGVIVSAFFTAMVSIVKFIVDPHKLQSIVYWLMGSFCLADWKAVRIAGLGVLAGIFPIFLMRWRLNVMSMVEEEAKALGVNISRDRLLFIGFSTLSVAVATSLCGIIGWVGLMVPHLVRMLTGPDHKTLLPLSLTAGASFMIAADTVSRTLTSFDIPVGIITALTGAPFFVYLMKKGGKEAWGK
- a CDS encoding ABC transporter substrate-binding protein codes for the protein MVYRTYIKVLATLVTLAWVGAAYASTYTITDKLGRTVTVNIPVKRAVIVISYELIPALNIWSQVAGVSRWAEENCDLYKAIVKTNPQFKKPTTGAGTDINVEAILKLNPDIVITWTYNPNTITFLEQKGINVIGIYPDSLRELYQVIRMHGKLFGKENRAEEVIAEMEKIFKLIKSRVSKIPIDKRKKAIHLGGKPTTVSGAVGVTNDVIEIAGGLNSAKSINQRNMDISIEKIIQWNPDVIFIWGGAGYNESWLYNNSQWRFVKAVKEHKVYKLPKWSTWSPRLAPIALYMAIKLYPEAFKDINFEKLADNFYRKVFGISYYKVRQYEGY
- a CDS encoding TonB-dependent receptor, with product MIFQTLICIMFILCLILPAFAEKKEEELEEIVVTATRTETPVESAPASVSVVTKEKIELKAPKTIDQALNDISGVFVRRGKGLMDTLSAITLRGIPEQKRTLILMDGMVLNNPYTGEVRMGGYYPEDLERVEVVKGPFSSLYGGYAMGGVVNFITKMPEKREFTFKSGYGSSWSRGEAMDDLRRVYISYGDKLWDKLSIFLSYGWQGTNGYPTDLNVQNTKPPTGITGYEITSTRDGKTAYIIGDKGDNRWWDDGITIKTQYEFTKDTKIKFSFMRNRYEYNYDEPHTYLRNAAGNPVWTYTVGRTTIYENSFLPGGGGRIQNTYSLGFETKLYKELLMKLNLSYLDTEKNWYVTTLSQATRLGCGLDPTKCGYVSNTPSEVYMVDLQFSLPIFNNQILTFGSSFRHGYANTKEKYLRDWRDENSTTTLKYESKGKDKTYAIFIQDEIMLLNNLTAYIGFRQDWWKTYDGYVNDVGKAGYPKEYPSKSKSSFSPKFAIVYKPFETTTLRGSVGKAFRAPTVYELYRTWTSSTGITYAGNPQLDPETVTSWDIGVEQKLWKGAKVSLTYFENYMKDLIYRKTVTSTYQEYVNVGKAESRGVEFEFEQRFEKWLRLFGNFTYTDSEIKENNANPSTVGCRLTYTPLWRANVGAEFEKSGFSAMVVGRYVGKWFSNDDNSDRVNNVYGSYDPYFVVDGRIAYQITKFAKLSFSVDNIFDRKYYQYYRAPGRSWFTELTLKF